The following coding sequences lie in one Eschrichtius robustus isolate mEscRob2 chromosome 10, mEscRob2.pri, whole genome shotgun sequence genomic window:
- the CHMP7 gene encoding charged multivesicular body protein 7 isoform X2, giving the protein MWSPEREAEAPAGGDPAGLLPPEWEEDEERLSFLFSAFKRSREVNSTDWDSKMGFWAPLVLSHSRRQGVVRLRLRDLQEAFQRKGSVPLGLATVLQDLLRRGELQRESDFMASVDSSWISWGVGVFLLKPLKWTLSNMLGDNKVPAEEVLVALELLKEKAEEVYRLYQNSPLSSHPVVALSELSTLCAGCCLDERTFYLVLLQLQKEKRVTVLEQNGEKIVKFARGPHAKVSPVNDVDVGVYQLMQSEQLLSRKVESLSQEAERYKEEARRACRAGKKQLALRSLKAKQRTEKRIEALHAKLDTVQGILDRIYASQTDQMVFNAYQAGVGALKLSMKDVTVEKAESLVDQIQETLTVRNWRRNWTSSFRTPPKNLWICPTTPRRRFIPTVCLPLGSRMLNLKLNLRNCPYQREVWSQAVNLQKDNWNRLSKAIVRPSSEGPSRQRDTRLVCVYIVI; this is encoded by the exons ATGTGGTCCCCGGAGCGGGAGGCCGAGGCCCCGGCCGGGGGAGACCCGGCGGGCCTACTGCCCCCCGAGTGGGAGGAGGATGAGGAGCGCTTGTCCTTCCTGTTCTCCGCTTTCAAAAGGAGTCGCGAAGTGAACAGCACCGACTGGGACAGCAAGATGGGCTTCTGGGCGCCGTTGGTGCTGAGCCACAGCCGCCGCCAGGGGGTGGTGCGCCTGCGTCTGCGGGACTTGCAGGAGGCCTTTCAGCGCAAGGGCAGCGTCCCGCTGGGGCTGGCCACCGTGCTGCAGGACCTGCTGCG TCGAGGGGAGCTGCAGCGGGAGTCAGACTTCATGGCCAGTGTAGACAGCAGCTGGATCTCCTGGGGGGTCGGAGTCTTCCTGCTGAAGCCCCTCAAGTGGACTCTTTCCAATATGCTAGGGGATAATAAGGTTCCTGCCGAGGAGGTGCTCGTGGCCCTGGAGCTTCTTAAG GAGAAGGCTGAGGAGGTGTATCGTCTGTATCAGaactcccctctctcctcccaccccgtgGTGGCCCTGTCGGAGCTGAGCACCCTCTGTGCGGGCTGCTGTCTGGACGAGAGGACCTTCTACTTGGTGTTGCTGCAGCTGCAGAAGGAGAAGCGAGTCACCGTCCTTGAGCAGAATGGGGAGAAG ATTGTGAAGTTTGCCCGGGGCCCACACGCCAAGGTCTCTCCTGTCAACGACGTAGACGTCGGGGTTTACCAGCTGATGCAGAGCGAACAGCTGCTGTCGCGCAAGGTGGAGTCCTTATCCCAGGAAGCAGAGAG GTATAAAGAAGAAGCCCGCCGGGCATGCCGAGCAGGAAAGAAGCAGCTG gcCCTGAGGTCTCTCAAGGCCAAGCAGCGGACGGAGAAGCGCATCGAAGCCCTGCATGCCAAGCTGGACACTGTTCAAGGCATCCTGGACCGGATCTATGCCTCGCAGACAGATCAGATG GTTTTCAATGCGTATCAGGCCGGGGTAGGAGCACTGAAACTCTCCATGAAGGATGTCACAGTGGAGAAGGCAGAGAGCCTTGTGGATCAGATCCAAGAG ACTTTGACAGTGAGGAACTGGAGAAGGAATTGGACATCCTCCTTCAGGACACCACCAAAGAACCTTTGGATCTGCCCGACAACCCCCAGGAGACGTTTCATACCAACAGTGTGCCTACCCCTAGGATCTCGGATGCTGAACTTGAAGCTGAACTTGAGAAACTGTCCTTATCAGAGGGAG GTTTGGTCCCAAGCAGTAAATCTCCAAAAAGACAATTGGAACCGACTCTCTAAAGCCATTGTAAGACCCTCAAGTGAAGGACCCTCACGTCAAAGAGACACCaggcttgtgtgtgtgtacatagttATTTAA
- the CHMP7 gene encoding charged multivesicular body protein 7 isoform X1, protein MWSPEREAEAPAGGDPAGLLPPEWEEDEERLSFLFSAFKRSREVNSTDWDSKMGFWAPLVLSHSRRQGVVRLRLRDLQEAFQRKGSVPLGLATVLQDLLRRGELQRESDFMASVDSSWISWGVGVFLLKPLKWTLSNMLGDNKVPAEEVLVALELLKEKAEEVYRLYQNSPLSSHPVVALSELSTLCAGCCLDERTFYLVLLQLQKEKRVTVLEQNGEKIVKFARGPHAKVSPVNDVDVGVYQLMQSEQLLSRKVESLSQEAERYKEEARRACRAGKKQLALRSLKAKQRTEKRIEALHAKLDTVQGILDRIYASQTDQMVFNAYQAGVGALKLSMKDVTVEKAESLVDQIQELCDTQDEVSQTLAGGVTNGLDFDSEELEKELDILLQDTTKEPLDLPDNPQETFHTNSVPTPRISDAELEAELEKLSLSEGGLVPSSKSPKRQLEPTL, encoded by the exons ATGTGGTCCCCGGAGCGGGAGGCCGAGGCCCCGGCCGGGGGAGACCCGGCGGGCCTACTGCCCCCCGAGTGGGAGGAGGATGAGGAGCGCTTGTCCTTCCTGTTCTCCGCTTTCAAAAGGAGTCGCGAAGTGAACAGCACCGACTGGGACAGCAAGATGGGCTTCTGGGCGCCGTTGGTGCTGAGCCACAGCCGCCGCCAGGGGGTGGTGCGCCTGCGTCTGCGGGACTTGCAGGAGGCCTTTCAGCGCAAGGGCAGCGTCCCGCTGGGGCTGGCCACCGTGCTGCAGGACCTGCTGCG TCGAGGGGAGCTGCAGCGGGAGTCAGACTTCATGGCCAGTGTAGACAGCAGCTGGATCTCCTGGGGGGTCGGAGTCTTCCTGCTGAAGCCCCTCAAGTGGACTCTTTCCAATATGCTAGGGGATAATAAGGTTCCTGCCGAGGAGGTGCTCGTGGCCCTGGAGCTTCTTAAG GAGAAGGCTGAGGAGGTGTATCGTCTGTATCAGaactcccctctctcctcccaccccgtgGTGGCCCTGTCGGAGCTGAGCACCCTCTGTGCGGGCTGCTGTCTGGACGAGAGGACCTTCTACTTGGTGTTGCTGCAGCTGCAGAAGGAGAAGCGAGTCACCGTCCTTGAGCAGAATGGGGAGAAG ATTGTGAAGTTTGCCCGGGGCCCACACGCCAAGGTCTCTCCTGTCAACGACGTAGACGTCGGGGTTTACCAGCTGATGCAGAGCGAACAGCTGCTGTCGCGCAAGGTGGAGTCCTTATCCCAGGAAGCAGAGAG GTATAAAGAAGAAGCCCGCCGGGCATGCCGAGCAGGAAAGAAGCAGCTG gcCCTGAGGTCTCTCAAGGCCAAGCAGCGGACGGAGAAGCGCATCGAAGCCCTGCATGCCAAGCTGGACACTGTTCAAGGCATCCTGGACCGGATCTATGCCTCGCAGACAGATCAGATG GTTTTCAATGCGTATCAGGCCGGGGTAGGAGCACTGAAACTCTCCATGAAGGATGTCACAGTGGAGAAGGCAGAGAGCCTTGTGGATCAGATCCAAGAG CTGTGTGACACCCAGGACGAAGTTTCTCAGACTCTGGCTGGTGGGGTAACCAATGGCTTAG ACTTTGACAGTGAGGAACTGGAGAAGGAATTGGACATCCTCCTTCAGGACACCACCAAAGAACCTTTGGATCTGCCCGACAACCCCCAGGAGACGTTTCATACCAACAGTGTGCCTACCCCTAGGATCTCGGATGCTGAACTTGAAGCTGAACTTGAGAAACTGTCCTTATCAGAGGGAG GTTTGGTCCCAAGCAGTAAATCTCCAAAAAGACAATTGGAACCGACTCTCTAA